The genomic DNA CTTCGAAATGTTTGTCGCATTTCTCGAGCAGGATCTCCGGCGCACCTACAACGACCATCATTTTCTCGCCGCTGTCCATTTGGTGCAACATGGCGTGGTACTTTGTCGCAGATTCAAACGGAAGTTCGTCGAGAAGCGGGTGTTGTTGAATAAGTTCTTTGCGTGTCGAGAGGCTGGCTTTTTGAGCAAGCACAGTGAGAGCTGCTTCAGTCGGGTCGCCGCTTATAGACCAGAATTCTTTTTCTGTGTCATATGAAATATTCGCGGTTGAAGCAAGGGTTCCAACAAGTGCTGCACGATGGAGGTGCGGATCGTTCTTTGGGTCAGCGAGGGGAACACCTTCACGTGTGATATCTCCTTTAGGCTCAAACCCAAATCCATCCACTGTGTAATGTGTGCCATGGCTAAAAACTTCTTGAACAGTAAGTTCGTTCTTGGTGATGGTCCCGGTCTTATCAACCGCGACAACATCTGCTTCGCCAAGTGCTTCAACGGCCTGTAGTTGCTTGACTAGAACGTTACGCTTGCTCATCCTCCAGACACCGGTTGCTAGAACAAGAGTAATAACGATCGGTAACCCTTCGGGAACAGCGGAAACAATAACAGACACACCAAGAGTGAACATATGTTCAAACTCTTGGCCGACAATAGTACCGTAGGCGACAATACCCGACGCAAGCACAAGAACAATACCAACGATCACATGAGATAGGCGACGGATGTTCGCTTGGAGCGGTATTTCCATATCTATCTTCTCTACTTTTTGAGAGATACGACCTATTTCAGTTGCTGAGCCGGTCGAGGTAACAATGGCCACTGCGTTGCCGGCAACAATACTGGTTCCACGATAGACCATGTTGCGCCGGTCACCGAGCGGAAGATCGCTCTCGTCAATCCGGTCACTGTGTTTGCTTATCGCCTCCGATTCACCGGTGAGCGCGGACTCTTTTGCGTGTAGGTTATGACTGGAAATGATCCGTGCATCAGCCGGAACTTTTTCGCCTTCTTTTAAGATAATAATGTCACCCGGAACAAGCTCCTCGTCTTTAATGACCACCTCTTCGCCGTTTCGTTTAACGGTGGCGGAGGTTTCGGCAAATTTCTTAAGCGCAAGAAGCGTGTTTTGTGCCTTATATGACTGGATCGTTCCGACGATCGCGTTGAAGAGAAGAATAAAAACGATAATACCACCGTCAATATACTCGCCGAGAGCGAGGACGGTTCCGGCCGCGGCCATCAAAAGATAGATGAGCGGGCTTTTGAATTGGCGAATAAATATTGCCAGGAGTGTATCAGTTGCGGCTTCGGGTAGTGTATTGGCACCGTAGAGTTCACGGCGCTCTACAACTTCTTTGTCGCTCAGACCGGCCTCTTCCTTTACATCAAGATTTTCGAGAGCGTCACTTGCCTCAAGTTTATACCATGCTGCTTCTCTTGTATTTTTTCGTTCGTTCGGTTTTTTCGATGAGGTCATGTAATAAAATGGTTCTATAAAATTCATTTTTCATTATACCTGCTTCACAGCATTCCCGGGTGTGTATTATTAACATAGGTGAACAAATTAGCGTGATATACTTTTAGTGTTATGTTCGACCCCCAGTTACTTTCCCAGCTTTTTATTTTTGCGGTCCTGGTGGCCATGATGTCGGAGTTTATAAGAGGAAAGTTACGCTACGATATAGTTTCTCTACTCGCCTTGCTTGCGATCATATTTGCAGGCTTGCTGGCTCCGGAGGAAGCGTTTGTGAGTTTTGGGCATCCCGCAATTATTATTGTTGCATCGATGTTCATCATTAGTCAGGGGCTTGTGCTCTCCGGCGTGATCGATATTATCGGTCGTAAGTTCATCTCGATCGGCCATCATCCGATCATTCAACTTTTCTTGCTTATTGTCGTGGTGGCGTTTGTTTCTGCGTTCGTTAATAATATCGGGGCGCTTGCGTTGTTTTTGCCGATCGCCATTCACGTTGCAAAGGATAATGATATCTCGCCTTCGAAGTTTCTTATACCACTCGCGTTCGCTTCGCACCTTGGAGGATTTCTTACGTTGATCGGTACGCCAAGGAATATTATTGTTTCAAGTTTTCGAGCTGACGAGTCCGGTTTTGAGCACTTCGGGATGTTTGACTTTGCCCTGGTCGGATTACCGCTAGCGATCGTTGGTATCATTTTTCTCGCCTTCATTAGCTGGCGCTTGCTCCCAAATCGACGCTGCGGATCGCCGGATAAATGCGATCTTTTTGAAGTGAGGAACTATACAACTGAAATAAAAGCAACAGAGGACTCTGAGCTGATCGGTACATATATTAAGGATATACCGGAGCAGACCGGTCTAGCGTTTGCAATACGAGGTATACAGCGTGGTGAAAGCCACCTCCACCAATTTTCAGGTTTCGAAGTACTCCAAGAAGGGGACGTGCTTATTGTCTCGGCGGAGCCTGAGGTCCTCACTGAACTGATCGAGTCCGCAAAATTTGAGACACCACAGAGTAAGGCAAAAGAGGCAGGAGTTACGCCGGATGAGGAACAAGGAGATGTCGAGGCAGTGGTAACACCTCGATCGGTTCTTGTCGGCAGGTCTTGGGGAAGTATACCGCTTCGTTTGCGATACGGTGTTAATCTCTTGGCGGTGGCTCGACAAGGAGCAAGGCTTTCAGTTCCGCTCGAAGAGATCACATTCCGTCAAAGTGACATTCTTTTGTTCCAAGGACGTAAGGAGAGTATTAACGACTCCCTTTCCGCCCTTGGTTGTTATCCGCTTGCTGATAGAGGGCTTTCGTTCGGCAGAAGTCGTCATGTCATCATTTCGTTATCTATTTTTGTTGTCGCTATCGCGCTCGCAACAATGTCTCTTGTGCCCGTCCATATTGCCTTTCTTGCGGCTGCGCTGGCTATGATACTTACGAATATCATGTCTACCAGACAAGCCTATGAAAGTATCGAGTGG from Candidatus Paceibacterota bacterium includes the following:
- a CDS encoding HAD-IC family P-type ATPase translates to MNFIEPFYYMTSSKKPNERKNTREAAWYKLEASDALENLDVKEEAGLSDKEVVERRELYGANTLPEAATDTLLAIFIRQFKSPLIYLLMAAAGTVLALGEYIDGGIIVFILLFNAIVGTIQSYKAQNTLLALKKFAETSATVKRNGEEVVIKDEELVPGDIIILKEGEKVPADARIISSHNLHAKESALTGESEAISKHSDRIDESDLPLGDRRNMVYRGTSIVAGNAVAIVTSTGSATEIGRISQKVEKIDMEIPLQANIRRLSHVIVGIVLVLASGIVAYGTIVGQEFEHMFTLGVSVIVSAVPEGLPIVITLVLATGVWRMSKRNVLVKQLQAVEALGEADVVAVDKTGTITKNELTVQEVFSHGTHYTVDGFGFEPKGDITREGVPLADPKNDPHLHRAALVGTLASTANISYDTEKEFWSISGDPTEAALTVLAQKASLSTRKELIQQHPLLDELPFESATKYHAMLHQMDSGEKMMVVVGAPEILLEKCDKHFEGDNAIELTEDAREKITGQINELSGNGYRVLAFAKHSLEKDSLSPDDISGLTFEGLYAMRDALRENVAESVATIEGAGVRMMMITGDHKITAQAIAKASGIYKDGDGIMEGVEIDNLSDSELAERVENVSVFARVSPDHKLRIIAAFKARGETIAMTGDGVNDALSLVSANLGVAMGKQGTEVAKEASDLVLMDDNISSIAAAIEEGRAIHQNIKKVTLFLFTTSLGEIFIIITALAVGLPVPITAAQIIWLNFVTDGFLDVALAMEPKEKNLLRRSFPKPSKWIVEGFMLQRMSIKAGTMVVGSLGMFVFALSHETLPYAITVAVTTMAAFQWTKIWTCRSDYDSVFQESMAANKYLLGAFTLVIILHVSALYTPFLSNLLGFEPIAAMYWLMIIPVALSVIVVDEIWKVARRHNEKR
- a CDS encoding SLC13 family permease; amino-acid sequence: MFDPQLLSQLFIFAVLVAMMSEFIRGKLRYDIVSLLALLAIIFAGLLAPEEAFVSFGHPAIIIVASMFIISQGLVLSGVIDIIGRKFISIGHHPIIQLFLLIVVVAFVSAFVNNIGALALFLPIAIHVAKDNDISPSKFLIPLAFASHLGGFLTLIGTPRNIIVSSFRADESGFEHFGMFDFALVGLPLAIVGIIFLAFISWRLLPNRRCGSPDKCDLFEVRNYTTEIKATEDSELIGTYIKDIPEQTGLAFAIRGIQRGESHLHQFSGFEVLQEGDVLIVSAEPEVLTELIESAKFETPQSKAKEAGVTPDEEQGDVEAVVTPRSVLVGRSWGSIPLRLRYGVNLLAVARQGARLSVPLEEITFRQSDILLFQGRKESINDSLSALGCYPLADRGLSFGRSRHVIISLSIFVVAIALATMSLVPVHIAFLAAALAMILTNIMSTRQAYESIEWPVLILLGSMLAFSEAFESSGSAGVISDFLITASDTTTPLVLLGIVLVATVIVSDFINSTTAAVLMAPIAIIVATGIGASIDPFLMAVAIGSAAAFLTPVGHESNTLVLGPGGYKFIDYVKVGLPMDIIIVVASLILLPIFWPL